In Mycoplasma sp. Mirounga ES2805-ORL, a single window of DNA contains:
- the phnC gene encoding phosphonate ABC transporter ATP-binding protein — MSKTNKMEQSSNLINNVDWNIKWNNVSKVYENGKKALTNVNVSINQGEFVAIIGLSGAGKTTLIKTVNKINDITEGQLTVGPYDLSKIKGSKLRKFRTKIGIVFQRYNLIENISVIQNVLTARLPQMPKWRSFFGLYSKNDVDFAYQCLAKVNILENAYDLAKDLSGGQMQRVALARTLAQEPKIILADEPVGALDPIMAKNVMDGFLLVNKMDKITVLANLHHVDLALQYADRIIGVKSGEIVFDDTWDKVNLSVLKSIYGEQLEQFDEEQFHETKRKRKAVQDNIKEVINKYKNNEQKQKNK; from the coding sequence ATGAGTAAAACGAATAAAATGGAACAAAGTTCCAATTTAATTAATAATGTTGATTGAAACATTAAGTGAAATAATGTTTCAAAAGTTTATGAAAACGGAAAAAAAGCGTTGACAAATGTCAACGTTTCTATTAACCAGGGTGAGTTTGTTGCTATTATAGGACTTAGTGGTGCAGGTAAAACAACACTAATTAAAACTGTTAATAAAATCAATGATATTACTGAAGGACAATTAACAGTTGGTCCCTATGACTTATCAAAAATCAAAGGTTCAAAATTGAGAAAATTTAGAACTAAAATCGGAATTGTTTTTCAAAGATATAACCTAATTGAAAATATTTCTGTTATTCAAAATGTTCTTACAGCACGATTACCACAGATGCCCAAATGAAGATCATTTTTTGGACTATATTCAAAAAATGATGTTGATTTTGCTTATCAATGTCTTGCGAAAGTCAACATTCTTGAAAATGCTTATGATTTAGCAAAAGACCTAAGTGGTGGCCAAATGCAACGTGTAGCTCTGGCTAGAACACTAGCACAAGAACCTAAAATTATATTGGCTGATGAACCCGTTGGTGCTTTAGATCCTATAATGGCTAAAAATGTTATGGATGGGTTCCTATTAGTTAATAAGATGGATAAAATAACCGTTTTAGCTAATTTACATCATGTTGATTTAGCACTTCAATATGCGGATCGTATCATCGGTGTTAAATCTGGTGAAATTGTTTTTGATGACACATGAGATAAAGTTAATTTAAGCGTTTTAAAATCAATATACGGTGAACAATTAGAACAATTTGATGAAGAACAATTTCATGAAACTAAAAGAAAAAGAAAAGCTGTTCAAGATAATATAAAAGAAGTTATAAACAAATACAAAAATAATGAACAAAAACAAAAAAATAAATAA
- a CDS encoding PhnD/SsuA/transferrin family substrate-binding protein, with the protein MKKFSKLGFIAISASTVIAAPALSAGCSKKINMNVTVKTAGYSDSVAKLIQKDITVTGAWSDAVTVYGAKKFPDEYKKVKAIGVTDFIQNDGIQARGTLKADDVKGVQQMFINVINEAAKQAKGKPESATSLTWDFGKKKDGKTVCESIFKIYNHDGYSAVALDAELKINANGDMKKAYQTPLEQGGDYFNNDGTWKTNAKALEIQFIPSGDATIVKEATAKLEKYINETLKFKVKITVSSNYNAAAQALSKDSIDIAFLPVDTWAKLSGKSNFIVQAGRDVQIIDPYLEGNPAAPALNNEIELINAFNHYKEFNNNNLYVSGNKSERPTAVVEGYSANLKNAVDNLKEGTLPPVGYYRSYIFARTDSEIYRLVTNAIKEQGANWKLKWDNVKQYVKFGYTSTTSSSSYTYPEHWFAKHFDGFESF; encoded by the coding sequence ATGAAAAAATTTAGTAAATTAGGTTTTATTGCTATATCAGCATCAACAGTTATTGCTGCTCCAGCATTATCAGCGGGATGTAGTAAAAAAATAAATATGAATGTGACTGTAAAAACAGCCGGATATTCAGATTCAGTTGCAAAATTAATTCAAAAAGATATTACAGTTACTGGCGCATGATCGGATGCGGTTACTGTTTATGGAGCTAAAAAATTCCCTGATGAATACAAAAAGGTTAAGGCAATTGGTGTTACTGACTTTATCCAAAATGACGGTATTCAAGCAAGAGGAACATTAAAAGCTGACGATGTTAAAGGCGTACAACAAATGTTTATTAATGTAATAAATGAAGCTGCAAAACAAGCTAAAGGCAAACCTGAAAGTGCCACAAGTTTAACTTGAGATTTTGGAAAGAAAAAAGATGGAAAAACAGTTTGTGAATCAATATTTAAGATTTACAACCATGACGGTTATTCAGCTGTAGCTTTAGATGCTGAATTAAAAATAAATGCTAATGGCGACATGAAAAAAGCATATCAAACTCCTTTAGAACAAGGGGGAGACTATTTTAACAATGATGGTACATGAAAGACTAATGCTAAAGCTTTAGAAATACAATTTATTCCATCAGGTGATGCTACAATCGTTAAAGAAGCCACTGCTAAATTAGAAAAATATATAAACGAAACATTAAAATTTAAAGTAAAAATTACAGTATCAAGTAATTATAATGCTGCTGCTCAAGCACTAAGTAAAGATAGTATTGACATTGCATTCTTGCCAGTTGATACATGAGCAAAATTATCAGGCAAATCAAACTTCATAGTTCAAGCAGGTAGAGATGTTCAAATTATTGACCCTTATCTAGAAGGCAATCCAGCTGCTCCAGCATTAAATAATGAAATTGAGTTAATCAATGCCTTTAATCACTATAAAGAATTTAATAACAACAATTTATATGTTTCAGGCAATAAGTCAGAAAGACCAACCGCAGTCGTAGAAGGTTATTCAGCTAATTTAAAAAATGCTGTAGATAACTTAAAAGAAGGAACCTTACCACCTGTTGGATACTATAGATCATACATTTTTGCACGTACAGATTCAGAAATTTACAGATTAGTAACAAATGCTATAAAAGAACAAGGCGCTAATTGAAAACTAAAATGAGATAATGTTAAGCAATATGTAAAATTTGGTTATACATCAACTACATCTTCTTCATCATACACATACCCTGAACATTGATTTGCAAAACACTTTGATGGTTTTGAATCATTTTAG
- the mgtE gene encoding magnesium transporter, with protein MNEEKQKQLEELIIQIVNKKSVVEARNLIDEEPTADIAEIVDNLNLEQQLTFLRILKTSEAAELFSYLDEEVQKNLAQSFSEEWGMNLLQELQSDELADVLDELPANVTSKILAYTPIEKREKLNKVLLYNDDEVGSIMGVDISKILNTFTVEQSLHKIKRDYKKRNAELVHYYYVVDGTNKLLGVLTLEEIIFADENVTIDDIYSPVASIHSSDKKEKAAQIFTEHDMSVLPVTNDDGILVGMITSDDVIDIINDESTEDMYKMAGINLPKDNDLDYIKTPWYKFVKSRILWLITLLIFVTLTQIIIHFSLNNIVTLNSTNKSVIETYSLVIALAAVVPTITNSVSNSGTQANISISRALSLNELEKKDYTKAIVKELLVGLVLGLTLSIVNIARLSVFYASTGDLLKEFSHSKSYWVIIIATSIALFISIVIAKVLGAVIPILFANLKKDHSSISFLVLNILNSIFSTLLIFGFSYWIFNLI; from the coding sequence ATGAATGAAGAAAAACAGAAACAACTCGAAGAATTAATAATTCAAATAGTCAACAAAAAAAGTGTGGTTGAAGCTAGAAATTTAATTGATGAAGAACCAACTGCTGATATAGCTGAAATTGTTGATAATTTAAATTTAGAGCAACAATTAACATTTTTAAGAATCTTAAAAACTTCTGAAGCAGCAGAACTTTTTAGTTATTTAGACGAAGAAGTTCAAAAGAATTTAGCGCAAAGTTTTTCTGAAGAATGAGGCATGAATTTACTTCAAGAATTACAAAGCGATGAATTAGCTGATGTTTTAGATGAACTTCCTGCAAATGTAACTAGCAAAATACTAGCATATACTCCTATTGAAAAACGCGAAAAACTTAATAAAGTTTTACTTTATAATGATGATGAAGTTGGAAGTATTATGGGTGTTGATATTTCAAAAATACTTAATACTTTTACTGTGGAACAATCTCTTCATAAAATTAAACGCGATTATAAAAAAAGAAACGCTGAATTAGTTCATTATTATTATGTTGTTGATGGCACTAATAAATTACTTGGTGTATTAACTTTAGAGGAAATTATTTTTGCGGATGAAAATGTTACAATAGATGATATATATAGCCCAGTTGCATCTATTCATTCAAGCGATAAAAAAGAAAAAGCTGCCCAAATTTTTACTGAGCATGATATGAGCGTTCTGCCTGTTACTAATGATGATGGAATTTTAGTCGGTATGATTACAAGTGATGATGTAATTGACATTATAAATGATGAATCGACTGAAGATATGTATAAAATGGCCGGGATAAATCTTCCTAAGGATAATGATTTAGATTATATTAAAACGCCTTGATATAAATTTGTGAAATCAAGAATATTATGATTAATTACATTACTAATATTTGTAACATTAACACAAATAATTATTCATTTTAGTTTAAACAATATTGTAACATTAAATTCAACTAATAAGTCAGTTATTGAAACTTATTCGCTAGTAATTGCTTTAGCTGCAGTCGTTCCCACAATAACTAATAGTGTTTCAAACAGCGGAACTCAAGCTAATATAAGTATTTCAAGAGCTTTATCTCTTAATGAACTGGAGAAAAAGGACTATACAAAAGCTATTGTTAAGGAATTATTAGTTGGTCTAGTACTTGGTTTAACACTTTCTATAGTTAATATTGCAAGACTTTCAGTATTTTATGCAAGCACCGGTGATTTGCTAAAAGAATTCTCTCATTCAAAATCTTATTGAGTAATAATTATTGCAACGTCTATTGCACTATTTATTTCAATAGTAATTGCAAAAGTTTTAGGAGCTGTTATACCTATTTTATTTGCCAACTTAAAGAAAGACCACTCATCAATATCATTTTTAGTATTAAATATATTGAATTCTATATTTTCAACATTATTAATATTTGGGTTCTCATATTGAATTTTTAATTTAATTTAA
- a CDS encoding DNA integrity scanning protein DisA nucleotide-binding domain protein: MTLEMILLITILSIVSLILIIIVAPYLVLIFKSRLVKNKYNKLGKSSQIRLINQLRESVEYLSKNKIGALITIENNDNLDNLRTDGIIVKADISSSLLISIFNKTSPLHDGAVIIRDNKIWYVGTFYKISRKSIENGYGARHRAAMGISELCDATTIIVSEETGSVKFVKNGAFYNIRIDQFQEQLIKYLKD; this comes from the coding sequence ATGACTTTGGAAATGATTTTATTGATAACTATTTTGTCAATTGTTTCCTTGATTTTAATAATAATAGTTGCTCCTTACCTAGTCCTTATTTTTAAATCTCGTTTAGTAAAAAATAAATATAATAAATTAGGAAAAAGTAGCCAGATAAGACTTATTAATCAATTACGTGAAAGTGTTGAATATTTATCTAAAAATAAAATCGGTGCTTTAATCACTATTGAAAACAATGATAATTTAGATAATTTGAGAACTGATGGAATAATAGTAAAAGCTGATATATCATCTTCACTGTTAATTTCTATTTTTAATAAAACAAGTCCTCTACATGATGGAGCAGTTATTATAAGAGATAATAAAATTTGATATGTTGGTACTTTCTATAAAATTTCGCGTAAAAGTATTGAAAATGGATATGGCGCAAGACATAGAGCTGCTATGGGCATAAGTGAATTATGTGATGCAACAACAATAATCGTTAGTGAAGAAACCGGAAGCGTTAAATTTGTTAAAAATGGAGCATTCTACAATATAAGAATTGATCAATTCCAAGAACAACTTATTAAGTACTTAAAGGATTAA
- the asnS gene encoding asparagine--tRNA ligase, translating into MKKLRIIEIFEKPKSFLNKTISLKAWVVSNRGNKKIRFVTINDGSTVSNLQCTIKGNFNFDLIEEMRLGASVEVKGQIFLTPKAQQPFELITSKIKLLNNVDQDFPIQKQAINLETLREIPHLRHRTNLIKSVMLIRSTLALEIHKYFNEKGFLYFNAPIITSNDGEGAGELFYINDGNEKNPFFGNDIKATLGVTGQLHAESYALGFKQVYTFAPTFRAEHSNTKKHAAEFWMIEPEVAFAKLNDIIQLADNLLKTVIKNTLKIRKFEFDYLVENVDKDIVNRLQNFLKNKLNVIDYRDAITKLAEVKENFEEKDIKFGIDLGTEHERYLAEKIFNGPVAVINYPKSFKAFYMYQNEDNETVAAFDLLVPGIGELVGGSQRENNYEKLLNRSKEVGISQEDLQWYLDLRRFGSAGSSGFGIGFERLVMYVTGVNNIRDVIPYPRTSGNIKM; encoded by the coding sequence ATGAAAAAATTACGAATTATTGAAATATTTGAAAAACCTAAATCATTTTTGAACAAAACAATCAGTTTAAAGGCGTGGGTTGTTTCTAATAGAGGAAATAAAAAAATTAGATTTGTCACTATAAATGACGGATCAACGGTATCTAATTTACAATGCACAATAAAGGGTAATTTCAATTTTGATCTTATAGAAGAAATGCGTTTGGGAGCATCTGTTGAAGTAAAAGGACAAATCTTTTTAACTCCAAAAGCACAACAACCGTTTGAATTAATAACTTCAAAAATTAAACTTTTAAATAATGTTGATCAAGATTTTCCGATACAAAAACAAGCAATTAATTTAGAAACTTTAAGAGAAATTCCACATCTTCGCCACAGAACTAATTTAATTAAATCTGTTATGTTAATAAGATCAACTCTTGCTCTAGAAATCCATAAATATTTTAATGAAAAAGGATTTTTATATTTTAATGCTCCAATCATCACTTCAAATGATGGAGAAGGGGCAGGAGAATTATTCTATATAAATGACGGGAATGAAAAAAATCCATTTTTTGGAAACGATATTAAGGCGACTTTAGGAGTTACTGGACAGTTGCATGCAGAAAGTTATGCTTTGGGATTTAAACAAGTTTATACATTCGCACCAACATTTAGAGCTGAACATTCAAATACTAAAAAGCATGCTGCAGAATTTTGAATGATTGAACCAGAAGTTGCTTTTGCGAAATTAAATGACATTATTCAACTAGCGGATAATTTACTAAAAACAGTTATTAAAAATACTCTTAAAATAAGAAAATTCGAATTTGATTATCTAGTGGAAAATGTTGATAAAGATATTGTAAATAGATTACAAAATTTCCTTAAAAATAAATTAAATGTAATTGACTATCGTGATGCAATTACTAAACTAGCAGAAGTTAAAGAAAACTTTGAAGAAAAAGATATTAAATTCGGAATCGATTTAGGAACAGAACACGAGAGATACTTAGCAGAAAAAATATTTAACGGCCCTGTAGCAGTTATTAATTATCCAAAATCATTCAAAGCATTTTATATGTACCAAAACGAAGATAATGAAACAGTAGCTGCATTTGACTTATTAGTTCCCGGAATAGGAGAACTAGTTGGTGGTAGCCAACGTGAAAATAATTATGAAAAATTATTAAATAGATCTAAGGAAGTTGGAATTTCTCAAGAAGATCTCCAATGATACTTAGATTTAAGAAGATTTGGCAGTGCTGGTTCAAGTGGTTTCGGTATTGGATTTGAACGTCTTGTGATGTATGTCACTGGAGTAAATAATATAAGAGATGTTATTCCATATCCAAGAACAAGTGGAAATATAAAGATGTAG
- a CDS encoding glycosyltransferase family A protein, which yields MNLTIISPSIKNEKILDEFLYNLKKQNNQDFEIILVINSTSSDIYKVLDKNISFFGSRLKFVINSKQKSTQSNIVAAFRLISGKYVSILNYDNDYKPNVITNLVNLTNKYSNVDVIEYKPYLSGTIKWKPNKRIESDEIINIQDNPRVLAFSFPLITNKIYKSTLVQQLIKHKSKEVKDEKFCIELTYYLLLKASNYVYSDLKIIKEHIDSGLWLNPKNYISQFKVIHNLIEVNEIKRKHELEYAELYFMHVVLGGILNSNSIRIFSAPSTIFSDKANFQNKRNKKLISDLYTWLTKYHENNSLFFTTNLYLNDVKNVEASILKSLPNQNKWDEIFDKL from the coding sequence ATGAATCTAACAATAATCTCACCATCAATTAAAAATGAAAAAATATTAGATGAATTTTTGTACAACTTAAAAAAACAAAATAACCAAGATTTTGAAATAATATTAGTAATTAATTCAACATCTTCAGATATTTATAAAGTTCTAGATAAAAATATTTCATTCTTTGGTTCAAGACTAAAATTTGTAATTAATAGTAAACAAAAAAGTACTCAAAGTAATATAGTTGCGGCTTTCCGACTAATTTCTGGAAAATATGTTTCAATTCTTAACTATGACAATGACTATAAACCAAACGTAATTACAAATCTAGTTAATTTAACTAATAAATATTCAAACGTAGACGTCATAGAATATAAACCTTATCTATCAGGAACAATTAAATGAAAGCCAAACAAAAGAATTGAAAGTGATGAAATAATTAATATTCAGGATAATCCTAGAGTTTTGGCATTTAGTTTTCCATTAATAACAAATAAAATATACAAGAGTACATTAGTTCAACAACTAATTAAGCATAAATCAAAAGAAGTTAAAGATGAAAAATTTTGTATTGAACTAACATATTACTTACTACTAAAAGCATCTAACTATGTTTATTCTGATTTAAAAATAATTAAAGAACATATTGATAGCGGATTATGATTGAATCCTAAAAATTACATAAGTCAATTCAAAGTTATTCATAACTTAATTGAAGTTAATGAAATAAAAAGAAAACATGAATTGGAATATGCAGAACTATATTTTATGCATGTTGTTTTGGGGGGGATATTAAATTCAAATTCAATTAGAATTTTTTCGGCTCCATCAACCATATTTTCAGACAAAGCTAATTTTCAAAACAAAAGAAATAAAAAATTAATTTCTGACTTGTATACATGATTAACTAAGTATCATGAAAATAATTCACTATTTTTCACAACAAATTTATATCTTAATGACGTTAAAAATGTAGAAGCAAGTATTTTAAAATCTCTTCCTAACCAAAATAAATGGGATGAAATATTTGATAAATTATAA
- a CDS encoding RDD family protein, which yields MNKTLWKNASFWMRLLINIIDFVLFALPVSIIYYFLVGNFEHVMSLNYYLFILFSNLISFILFILIPIILNNKTIGMLICNVKTINQNNLSKWSKIKNVIKSSISSFGFFLLVSIIFLSTIYGNELNEFKKYINSSSDIKKNSPAKFVFTERFIVTITSIWFFISIINYAIIIVSKSKLGFYDFLNNRRIVYNKPFTQYEVNKKIKLVPIKVNNEDIIHHN from the coding sequence ATGAATAAAACATTATGAAAAAATGCTTCGTTTTGAATGAGATTGTTAATAAATATAATTGATTTTGTCTTATTTGCTTTACCTGTGTCAATAATTTACTATTTTTTAGTAGGAAATTTCGAACATGTAATGTCTCTTAATTATTATTTATTTATATTATTCTCAAACTTGATTAGTTTTATATTGTTTATATTAATTCCCATAATCTTAAATAATAAAACAATTGGAATGCTAATCTGCAATGTTAAAACAATTAATCAAAATAATCTTTCAAAATGAAGCAAAATTAAAAATGTAATTAAATCTTCGATATCGTCATTTGGTTTTTTTCTCCTTGTCTCAATAATATTTCTATCGACAATTTATGGCAACGAACTAAATGAATTTAAAAAATATATTAATAGCTCGAGTGATATTAAAAAAAACTCACCAGCTAAATTTGTATTTACTGAGAGATTTATAGTAACTATAACATCTATTTGATTTTTTATATCAATAATAAACTATGCAATTATTATTGTATCTAAATCAAAATTAGGTTTTTATGATTTTCTAAATAATAGAAGAATTGTATATAACAAGCCTTTTACTCAATATGAAGTTAATAAGAAAATTAAACTTGTTCCAATAAAAGTAAATAATGAAGATATTATTCATCATAATTAA
- a CDS encoding ATP-dependent helicase produces MKRIDQILDKLNDKQLEALKYFDGPLRIIAGAGSGKTRVLTRKIAYLVSELGISPSKILATTFTNKAANEMTERVKQYTGEEINKLQICTFHSLCANILRKEAFHLNLNNDFQILDESDKKQVITSIYKNNGYDVEEVNFKYIIRVFSRAKNNDFTTEELIEELNKREPASLKSNAFIGKLFDEYNQYLKDKKCLDFDDLIILTKKLFTDFPEIRKIWSSKFSYILVDEFQDTSKHQYEIVKFLASDNAQLTIVGDPDQTIYGWRGADVNLILNFDKDFKNTKTIILDTNYRSTPTILNAANQLIKHNKKRFNKDLKTINPDGEPIEYTHAFSVEAEARWVVQKINELKKKKIQLKNIAIFYRSNHYSRSFEQELINEGINHKIFNGLKFFQRKEVKDVLAFLRVIYDGSDIALTRIINVPNRGIGEVSLKKITDAANQKKMSIYKYLIENFMSLDIKKKAKENLVLLLNLINKYRRALKQNGISSVLTHFLKEINYLEYIDSDLTLNNSGRENIDELLESIKEWEKQNQGKGLREYLEEISIFSAGDEFDNSINYVSLMTVHAAKGLEFDNVFLVGMNENVFPHIKTLETSDEEMLEEERRLAYVAVTRAKDRLFVSSSRGYLFNTNTQKQPSRFLSEMGIDLNKTILHHDPIDLSIIQATDEKEIKSINKQIIRGDIIAHTFFGEGTVVEVSNETIIVKFTNNRIETLEKNHPSIRLLRSESEN; encoded by the coding sequence ATGAAAAGAATAGATCAAATTTTAGATAAATTAAATGATAAACAATTAGAGGCACTTAAATATTTTGATGGTCCTCTAAGAATTATTGCGGGAGCCGGGTCTGGTAAGACTAGAGTTTTAACACGTAAAATTGCTTATTTAGTTAGTGAATTGGGTATTTCGCCTTCTAAGATTCTAGCAACAACTTTTACTAACAAAGCTGCCAATGAAATGACTGAACGTGTTAAACAATACACCGGTGAAGAAATTAATAAATTGCAAATTTGTACTTTTCACTCATTGTGTGCTAACATTCTTAGAAAAGAAGCTTTTCATTTAAACCTAAATAACGACTTTCAAATTTTAGATGAAAGTGACAAGAAGCAAGTAATAACATCTATATATAAAAATAATGGTTATGACGTTGAAGAGGTTAATTTTAAATACATAATCAGAGTATTTAGTAGAGCAAAAAATAACGACTTTACTACTGAAGAATTAATAGAAGAATTAAATAAAAGAGAACCAGCTAGCTTAAAATCAAACGCTTTTATTGGTAAACTTTTTGATGAATATAATCAATATCTAAAAGACAAAAAATGCTTAGATTTTGATGATTTGATTATTTTAACTAAAAAACTATTTACAGATTTTCCTGAAATTAGAAAAATATGAAGCAGTAAATTTTCATACATTTTAGTTGATGAATTTCAAGATACATCAAAACATCAATATGAAATAGTTAAGTTTCTAGCATCAGATAATGCCCAACTTACAATTGTTGGTGATCCAGATCAAACAATATATGGTTGAAGGGGGGCAGATGTTAATTTAATTCTAAATTTTGATAAAGACTTTAAAAATACAAAAACAATTATTTTAGACACAAACTACCGTTCAACCCCAACAATTCTTAATGCAGCTAATCAACTAATTAAGCACAACAAAAAACGTTTTAACAAAGATTTAAAAACAATTAATCCAGATGGCGAACCAATTGAATATACTCATGCTTTTAGTGTAGAAGCAGAAGCTAGATGAGTTGTACAAAAAATTAATGAATTAAAAAAGAAAAAAATTCAATTAAAAAATATTGCCATCTTCTATCGTTCAAATCACTATTCACGTTCATTTGAACAAGAATTAATTAATGAAGGAATAAATCACAAAATATTTAATGGTTTAAAATTCTTTCAACGCAAGGAAGTTAAGGATGTTTTAGCATTTCTTAGAGTGATTTATGATGGAAGTGATATTGCTTTAACTAGAATTATTAATGTTCCTAATAGAGGGATAGGAGAAGTTTCTCTAAAGAAAATAACAGATGCTGCTAATCAGAAAAAAATGTCTATTTACAAATATCTAATAGAAAACTTTATGTCTTTAGATATTAAGAAAAAAGCTAAAGAAAATTTAGTTCTTTTACTAAATCTAATCAATAAATATCGTAGAGCTTTAAAACAAAACGGAATTAGCTCTGTTTTAACACATTTTTTAAAAGAAATAAACTATTTAGAATATATTGATAGTGACTTAACATTAAATAATTCTGGTAGAGAAAATATTGATGAATTACTAGAATCAATAAAGGAATGAGAAAAACAAAATCAAGGTAAGGGATTGAGAGAATATCTTGAAGAAATTAGTATTTTTTCAGCTGGTGATGAATTTGATAACTCAATAAATTACGTTTCGCTTATGACAGTTCATGCCGCTAAAGGTCTTGAATTTGATAATGTTTTCTTAGTTGGAATGAACGAAAATGTGTTTCCACATATCAAAACCTTAGAAACTAGTGATGAAGAAATGCTTGAAGAAGAAAGACGTTTAGCTTATGTTGCTGTAACAAGAGCAAAAGATAGATTATTTGTAAGTAGCAGTCGCGGTTATCTTTTTAACACAAATACTCAAAAACAACCTTCAAGATTTTTAAGTGAAATGGGAATTGATTTAAATAAAACAATCTTGCATCATGACCCTATAGATTTATCAATTATTCAAGCAACAGATGAAAAAGAAATAAAATCAATAAATAAACAAATAATAAGAGGAGACATTATTGCTCACACATTTTTTGGTGAAGGAACAGTTGTTGAAGTATCAAATGAAACAATTATTGTAAAATTTACTAATAATAGAATTGAAACATTGGAAAAGAATCACCCTTCTATTAGACTATTAAGAAGTGAAAGTGAGAATTAG